The window CCTGCACAAACGAGCCTTTCGACGGTTCCACCGGCCCCCGAGACGAAGTCAGCGCCTCGGGAGCGCGGTGAAGGCGCCGAAACGCCATGACAAAGCCTCCCAGATCACCCCCGCCCCGAGAAGGAGAACCCCACCTCATGGATATCAACGCCCTGTTCACGGATGAGGGCCTGCGGGCCTTCACTGCGACCGTCCGCGACCAGCACGTTCGCGACGCCCAGCAGTACGGGCAGATCGCCGACATCGTGCGCCGGCGCCTGGAGCAGACGCCGATCGACGGCGACCGCTGGATGTCCAAGAAGCTCCGCGCCTGGAAGGTGTCGCGGCAGCTCAAGGCCATGCAGAAGGCGTCCGGCGAGGCCGCGAGCAAGGCGGAGGCCCTGTACGCGACCTACAAGAACGAGGTCCTGGAGCTCCCCCAGCGCAGGGCCGCGGCGGAGGCCCGGAAGCTGGAGCGCAAGTCCGGCCGCCAGGCCGCCCTGGGCGCCGCCGTCGCCAAGTCCCTGGACAAGACGGTGACCTCGCTGAACGCCCCGGCCGACCAGGCGCCGGGCGGGGCCGGGCAGGCGAGGCCGGCGGAGTTCGTGGCCCCGGACAACCCCTGGCAGCAGTGGCCGATGGCGGCTGGCGGTGAGCGGCCGACCGCCTCGATCAACGACTACTTCCCGAAGGGAGAGCAGGGTTGAGCACGCCTCGGCAGACGCAAAACCGCGCGAAGCACTGGAACGCGCGGATCGCGGAAGCCACGACCGAGAAGGAGCGGGCCGGGGTCTGGTACGACGCGTGCCGGACCCTGGCCATCAAGGCCGAACGCGAGGGTCGTCCCGAGGTGTGGCGCAAGCTCACCGAGGAGCTGCACGACTTCTTCAAGCGCAACGGAGGGTGACGAAGTTCTTCTTCATCACCGCCTCTTCCTCGCCGCCTGGAGCACCCCAAGGTGCGCGCGTGTCGTGCGCGCGCGAGGGTGCCCCAGGCGGTGACCGTCTGTCAACTCCGAGAGGGAGACGTCATGGCCGACGACGACGGCCCGAACAACCTGATCCACTTCCCCCGCGTGGGCTACACCGCCCCTGCCGAAGCCCCCGCGGAACCCTCTGCTTCGGCCCCGGTCGACGTGCCGTTCGCTGCCCCCGCAGACACCTCTCCGGCCACCCCCGAAGCGTTTGCACCCGCGACGCGAACCGACCCGATGGACGTCATCGCGGCCCTGCCCGAGCCCGGTCTCGGTACCCCGTTCTCCGGCGACTCGGAGCCCGCCGCCGCACCCGCCGCGACCCCCGCGACGGGCGGCGCGATGGTCCCGGCGACCTTCCGTTCGGAGGGTGCCCAGCCCGCCGCGCCGCGTCTGGGTTCGCTGTCCCTGGCGGCGATCCTCGCGGTGTCCCTGGCGGCCATGCGCGGCATTCACTCCGCCGTCGCGGCGGGCCGGGCCAACCGGGAGCAGCGCGAAGCGGTCGCGAAGACCGCGAGCACCGCCAAGGACGGCTCCTCCGGGGGCGGTTCAAAGAAGCAGGTGCAGCCCAGCCACGAGTACGGCCGCAAGACGCTCCAGCGCGGTCCTGGCGGCCTGGGAGGCCGCTCCGGCGGCGCAGGTCCGGGCAGGTCCGGGCGGGGCGGCAGCGGCTCGTACAGCGGCTCGGGAGGCCGGGGGCGCGGCGGGTCGACGACCCGCTCGCCCAGCGGCGCCGGCGGCTCTGGCGGCGGCTCCCGGGGCGGGCGCGGCGGCGGTGGCTCCGGGCCCGGCCGCTCCAACTCCGGCTCCGGCGGCAAGGGCGGCTCGGGCGTCACCCCGCTGCGCCGCACCTCGCAGGGCGGCGGCGTGAACCTCAAGAAGAACCGCGGCCCCGGATCGTCCGGCGGCTCGGGCGGTTCGGGAGGCTCCGGCGGCGGCAAGGGCCCGAGCAACAGCGGCGGCGGGGGCGGCCGGAAGAACCGCAGCCCCGGCAGCGGCGGCGGGTCCGGCTCCTCCGGGGGCGGCACGAGCACGAACCGCAAGCCCGGCCCCGGCAGCGGGGCCGGCGGTTCGTCCGGCGGCGGCAGGAAGCGCGGACCGGGCTCCGGGACGGGCACCGGCAAGACGACCGGCCCTGGCACCAAGAGCCCCGGCAAGGGCACGGGGTCGGGCGGGAAGACCACGCCCGGCACCACCAGCTCGAAGGGCCCCGGCACCGGCAAGGGCACGACGACCGGCCCCAAGAGCGGGACGAAGAAGTCGCCGCGCGGTACGACCGGCACGTCCGGGATCCTGCGCAAGAAGCCCGGCACCACCACCTCCGGCACCGGCCCGAAGACGAAGCCGAAGGGGAAGGGCAGCAGCGGCGCGGGCAGCACGGCGCCCGGCAGCAAGCGCGGCGGCGGGAAGAAGGGCAAGACCCGCTCCGGTAAGGGCGGCACCGGTCCGGCCTCGGTGCCCAAGGCGCCGGGCGGCAAGTCCCGCAAGGGCAAGAAGGTCACGCTCACGCCGGGCATCGCGCACGGCACGTTCGCGGCGACCGACAAGTACGGCTGCCGCTGCCGCAAGTGCCGGCGCTTCCAGAAGGAGTACAGCCGCAAGGTCCTGGGGGCGATGAAGTCCGCCGCCAGGGGCCGGACCACCTTCGGCGAGGCAGTGCACGAGACCGCGGAGAAGCGGCTCAAGCGCCGCCGCAAGAAGATGCGGCCGCCCATCGTCACGAAGGTCAAGGTCAAGAAGCCCAAGAAGAAGACCGGCCCGAAGACCAAGACCACCAAGTCCGGCAGCACGAAGCCCGCCGGTCCGGCCGCGAAGGCGCCGCTCGGCCCGGCCGCGAAGGCGCCGACCCGCCGCACGCCCTGGTCCACGGCCAAGGCACGGGCCCGCAAGCGCGCCCGGATGCGCACCACCACCGTCCCGGTCGGAGGCCCGACCCCGACGCCGGCCCCGACGCCTGGCCCGGTCGCGCCAACTCCGGCCGCCGTGGTCACCGGGCCCGCCACCGCACCGCCTTCTGCGGGCGGGGGCACGGTGCCGGGCACCGGAACACGTCGCCTGTCGCCGTTCGAGGCGATGGGCATGGCGACCGCGGGCTCCGCCCCGGCCGGCCCGATCACAGTCGAGCGGGCCGACTCCCCCGGGGCGGGCGTGCCCGACGGCACCTCGAGCACGAAGGAGAACAGCGTGAGTGACGCGTCCAAGACGGGCGGTCTCGTAGCGGCGAACCTGGAGCGCGATTCCTGGATCAAGCGGTGGGGCAGCGGTGCCATCGCGGACATGGACGCGCAGCACGAGACCGAGGTCACCCTCGACGACACGCTCGACGTCCTGGAGGAGCTCACCAAGCAGTCCTTCAGCGCACACGAGACGTGCCTGAAGCTGGCCACGAAGGCACGCGAGATCCGGCACGAGCTGGACGAACTCGCCGCCGACCTGCGCTCCACGCACAACGTCATCGGCCGTCTGACGGGCGCCGCGATGGCGAAGCTGGCGGAGTCCATGGAACTGCTGGCCCGCAAGGCCGACGAGATGTCCACGAAGTCGCTGACGGCGGCGGAGGTCTCCGAGTCGACGGAGAACGCGATGTTCGACGCCTACCGGCCGTTGCAGCAGGCCACCGAGGACGCGGGCCTGCTCGTGCCTGCCGCCCGCATCCACAACGAGAACTGAGAGGAGATCAGCACGTGAGCGACAACCTCCCGGCCATCCCGGGCATGAACAGCGGCGGCAGCGCCAGCAGCGGCAACGGCTTCCTCGCCCTGGCCGGCCGGACCGCCAAACTCGCGGCCTCCGCCCTCTTCCTCAAGGAGGGCATGCACCTGCTCCGCTCGCACATGAAGGCCAACGCCAACGCGGCCCTGCGCCTGTCGGAGATGAACAACCAGGCAGAGGTCGAGCCCCAGTTCATCTCCATGATCGAGGACGTCGCCACCCACCTCACCGCGGTCGCGGAGGCGTCCGGCGAGATGGTCAATGCCGCCGACTCCGTCGACACCGACGCCCGCGGCTTCAACAACGCGCACGACCGGGAGTACCGCCCCGGCTACGAAGCCTCCAACGGCTCCGGAGTCCGGCAGGCCAAGCCCGGCTACTACCGGCGCACCGGCCGCCGCAGCTGAACAACCCCTCACCCCGCAGCAGCAGGGGCCGCACCCGGCGATCGGGTGCGGCCCCTGCTGCTGCCTGTCCCTGAACGGAGGCAGTGTTGAGCACCATCGACCAGGCGGCGCCGGCCGCCGACACCACCAAGCGCGTCCCGGGCCACGTCATCTACCGGCGCGTCCTGGCCGAACGCACCTCCTACGCCCTCGCGGCGGCCGGGATGGCCGTCGGCCCGCAGCTCGACGACAGCGCCTGGTCCTACCTCGCCTCCGGCGGGATCGGACTGGGCACCCTCGCCTGGCTCTACACGAAGACCAAGGACCCCGACCAGGGCCTGAGCGTCCTGACCCGGGCGCAGCGGGCGATCCCGTTCCTGACGGCCGCCGGCACCTACGTGGCGAACCTGATCACCCCCGGCTTCAACTGGTGGGAGGTCGTCGCCCCGGCCGCGTGGGCGTCCCTGATGGGCTGGATGGCACCGCTCACCCGCAGCGCCGGCCTGGTCCTGGAGCTCACCGAGCACCAGGCGCAGCACGGCGCCGGACCCGGGGAGCCGCTGACCTACACCGAGTTCCTCGCCGCGAAGTGGCAGCAGGCCACCGGCGACGGAACCCGGCTGGTGTCCATCAGCCCGTACCGCGCCGACCGGCCCGACTTCGAGGCCGTCGTCGTCGCCCAGGCCGGGAAGGCAGTGCCCACCTTCACCGAGGTGCAGCTCGCCGCCGCGTTCGACTTCCCGGTCGGCACCGTGAAGATCCGCCCGATCCAGGGCTCCGGGCCCGGCCGGATGCGGCTGGTCGCCCGCCCCACCACCGAGGACGTGGAGGCCGTCGCCGAAGGCATCCGCGGCCTGTGGGAGACAGCGGTCGCCGCCCCGGGCAAGGCCGCCCCCGGCGTCGACCTCATCGACTACCGGTCCGAGCCGCACCGCATCGTGCTGCTGGTCGCCTCCCCGCCGGGCAAGGAAATCCACCTGCCGCACACGGCGATCTGCTCCGCCTTCGGCATCGACGACCCCTCCCGCCTAGTCATCGAAACGGATGGAATTCGTATGGGCGTCATCTCCATCTACAAGACGAACCCGCTGATGAAGGTCCGCAAGGCCACCGTCGAAGACCTGACGATGGACTCCAAGGGCCGCGTCACCATCGGCGTCTGCCACGACGGCAAGCCCGCCCGGATGCGGCTGTGGGATCCCGGACAGGGCGCCCTGCGCGGCATCACCGCCGGCGTCACGGGAGCTGGCAAGTCCGTCCTGCAGAACCTGATCCTCGCCGCGGAGAAGCGCTCCGGCGTCGTCTCCTGGGTCGGCGACGTCCAGGGCGGCATGAGCCTCCCGGAGGCGGAGGGCCGGGTCGACTGGTTCGCCAAGGGCCCGGTGGAGACGCTCCTGATGCTCACGGCCGCGCACGCGGTCATGAAGTACCGCGAGCGGATCTCCAACGAGATGGGCCGCGGCGACTTCGCCCTGAACCGGCCGTGGCCGCTCATCAACATCACGCTGGACGAGATCAACCGGCTGCTGTCCCACCCGGACGAAGCGATGCGCAAGGCCACCGCCTACCTCATCGCCGACATCCAGAAGACCGGCCGCAAGGTCGGCATCGGCATCCGGCTCGCCGTGCAGTCCCTGCACCTCAAGGACCTCGGTGACGACGACGCGATCCGCCAGCAGGGCAAGGTCGGCGCGCTGTTCCTCATGCGCACCGCCTCCTCCTCCACCAAGGAGATGGGCCTGGACGGCATCGCCCCGGCCGGTTTCCAGATGGAGAACATCCCTGCCCGGATCTACGAGAACGGGCAGATCGAGGCGCTGTTCTCCGGCAAGGACGACGAGGACGGCGAGTCCACCGCGGGCATGGCGTACATGTTCCTCGACGGGCGCGCCAAGTTCAT is drawn from Streptomyces capillispiralis and contains these coding sequences:
- a CDS encoding conjugal transfer protein TraB, whose translation is MSDNLPAIPGMNSGGSASSGNGFLALAGRTAKLAASALFLKEGMHLLRSHMKANANAALRLSEMNNQAEVEPQFISMIEDVATHLTAVAEASGEMVNAADSVDTDARGFNNAHDREYRPGYEASNGSGVRQAKPGYYRRTGRRS